The following proteins are co-located in the Paenibacillus sp. FSL H8-0079 genome:
- the rlmN gene encoding 23S rRNA (adenine(2503)-C(2))-methyltransferase RlmN translates to MKPFIYDYSLEQLQQWAVENGEPAFRGGQIFDWIYVKRVNDFSEMTNLSKPLREKLTEQFEFVTLKEITKFESKDGTVKFLFGLHDDHAIETVIMKHNYGNSICVTTQVGCRIGCTFCASTLGGLKRNLTAGEIVAQVVQAQKILDERGERVSSIVIMGSGEPFENYEATMTFLRIMIHEKGLNIGQRHITVSTSGIVPNIYKFADEDTQINLAISIHAPNDALRSKLMPVNRRFPFEDVMESLRYYLAKTGRRITFEYALIGGVNDQPEHAAELASVLKNMLCHVNLIPVNHVPERKYVRTSRSDIFNFQKILSEQGVNVTIRREQGHDIAAACGQLRAKHMELR, encoded by the coding sequence ATGAAACCTTTTATATATGATTATTCTCTGGAACAACTGCAGCAATGGGCTGTGGAGAATGGGGAGCCGGCGTTTCGCGGTGGCCAAATCTTTGACTGGATTTATGTAAAACGTGTGAATGATTTCAGTGAGATGACCAATCTGTCCAAGCCATTGCGTGAAAAACTGACAGAGCAATTTGAATTTGTAACGCTTAAGGAAATTACCAAGTTTGAATCCAAAGATGGAACGGTTAAATTCCTCTTTGGTCTTCATGATGATCATGCCATTGAGACAGTAATCATGAAGCATAACTACGGGAACAGCATCTGTGTAACCACACAGGTTGGATGTCGTATTGGTTGTACATTCTGTGCATCCACATTGGGTGGTCTCAAGCGTAACCTTACGGCTGGGGAGATTGTTGCCCAGGTTGTGCAGGCTCAGAAAATTCTCGATGAACGCGGCGAGCGTGTCAGCAGCATTGTAATCATGGGTTCGGGTGAACCTTTCGAAAACTATGAAGCTACGATGACTTTCCTGCGCATTATGATTCATGAAAAAGGGCTGAACATCGGTCAGCGTCACATCACGGTATCCACGAGCGGAATCGTTCCGAACATCTACAAGTTTGCAGATGAAGATACACAGATTAACCTCGCCATTTCGATCCATGCACCAAATGATGCACTGCGTTCGAAATTGATGCCGGTTAACCGTCGTTTTCCTTTTGAAGACGTGATGGAGTCCCTTCGTTATTATCTGGCCAAAACAGGTCGGAGAATTACGTTCGAGTATGCACTTATTGGTGGGGTAAACGATCAGCCAGAGCATGCAGCAGAACTGGCAAGTGTGCTTAAGAACATGTTGTGCCACGTGAATCTGATTCCGGTTAACCATGTACCTGAACGCAAATACGTAAGAACATCGAGAAGCGACATTTTTAATTTTCAGAAGATTCTCTCGGAACAGGGTGTTAATGTAACCATTCGTCGTGAACAGGGACATGATATTGCTGCCGCTTGCGGTCAGCTTCGTGCAAAGCATATGGAGTTGAGGTGA
- the pknB gene encoding Stk1 family PASTA domain-containing Ser/Thr kinase, giving the protein MIGHQLGGRYEVIERVGGGGMALVYKAQDLLLNRNVAIKVLRQQFVHDEEFIRRFRREAQSAASLSHPNVVSIYDVGQEDDVHYIVMEYVEGKNLNEIIKERAPLQVDESVRIASQIADALDHAHHNQIIHRDIKPHNILIGRNGRVKVTDFGIARAVTSTTITQTGSVVGSVHYFSPEHAKGIVTGEKSDLYSLGIVLYQMLTGQLPFLGESPISVALKHLQEEFDEPRKFNPLIPQSVENVILKSMRKNPQERYQSAKEMQTDLETCLMPERRNETKIDFPDEDDIDQTRVMPAIKPEPRGVTSTGAVPVMESDEVTGKGKAKAKSWKKPTLLISLTVLILIAMVGVVWYVKGMLVVPEVTVPNVITQTEEKAREMLEEKGLVVSDEVIRLYQEDVEPGIVFEQSRKEGDVVKEGSEVQISVGAEKELVKMIDVKQDPYDEAVKQLTALGIKEDQIQRKDEFSNDVASGTVISQTPGVNEEFDPEIVQIELTVSKGTETVKMPDLKNHTRSEAEEKLKSVGLVLAQVQEESSYTVDQGKVTQQWPVEAGAEVSPGDKITIFISTGYPPEALQYPFNINVSPKEEGKNSKIRITYEDARGKNQEWGTRTVNSTQILTIPLVLAPNENGAVSVYRDGQFLDTYLVSYSEAKNGTVNVPSIDPEQSTQTPPENEPDPGEGSVDEGSVDPNQEGEPESTPADGEGDNVDEDTSAMNNGKGQGKEKEKKKEVINASSRP; this is encoded by the coding sequence ATGATTGGGCACCAGCTAGGCGGACGCTATGAAGTGATTGAGCGTGTCGGCGGTGGCGGCATGGCTCTCGTGTACAAAGCTCAGGATCTTCTGCTGAACCGGAATGTAGCGATCAAAGTTCTTAGACAACAGTTTGTGCATGACGAAGAGTTTATTCGCCGTTTCCGAAGGGAAGCACAATCGGCAGCATCACTTTCTCATCCGAATGTAGTCAGTATTTATGACGTGGGGCAGGAAGATGACGTTCATTATATTGTCATGGAGTATGTGGAAGGCAAAAACCTGAATGAAATTATTAAAGAGCGTGCACCTCTGCAGGTGGATGAATCGGTCCGAATCGCTTCCCAGATTGCAGATGCTCTTGATCATGCACATCATAATCAAATTATTCATCGGGATATCAAACCCCATAATATATTAATTGGCCGGAATGGCCGCGTGAAGGTAACGGATTTCGGGATCGCTCGTGCCGTTACATCTACAACGATCACACAGACGGGTTCTGTAGTTGGTTCTGTACATTACTTCTCACCGGAGCATGCCAAAGGCATCGTTACTGGTGAAAAATCGGACTTATATTCTCTTGGGATCGTACTCTATCAAATGCTGACTGGGCAACTTCCGTTTCTGGGTGAAAGTCCAATCAGTGTGGCATTGAAGCATTTGCAGGAAGAGTTCGATGAACCACGTAAATTCAATCCATTGATTCCGCAAAGTGTGGAAAATGTCATCTTAAAATCCATGCGTAAAAATCCACAGGAACGTTATCAGTCGGCCAAAGAGATGCAGACGGATCTGGAAACTTGCCTGATGCCGGAGAGACGTAATGAAACGAAGATTGATTTTCCGGATGAGGATGATATAGACCAGACTCGCGTTATGCCAGCCATCAAGCCTGAACCGCGCGGAGTTACATCGACGGGTGCAGTACCTGTGATGGAGTCTGACGAAGTAACTGGTAAGGGTAAAGCGAAAGCCAAGAGCTGGAAGAAGCCAACACTACTCATTTCATTAACCGTTCTTATTCTAATCGCCATGGTGGGCGTTGTATGGTATGTCAAGGGTATGCTGGTTGTACCAGAAGTAACCGTACCTAACGTGATTACCCAGACGGAAGAAAAGGCTCGGGAAATGCTTGAGGAGAAAGGACTCGTCGTCAGTGATGAGGTCATCCGTCTGTATCAGGAAGATGTTGAACCCGGGATTGTCTTTGAGCAGAGCAGAAAAGAAGGCGATGTCGTCAAAGAAGGTTCCGAGGTCCAGATCAGTGTTGGTGCAGAAAAAGAACTGGTGAAGATGATTGATGTCAAGCAAGACCCTTATGATGAGGCTGTCAAACAATTGACTGCGCTTGGCATTAAGGAAGATCAGATTCAGCGGAAAGATGAGTTCTCCAATGATGTGGCTTCAGGTACTGTTATTTCCCAGACACCTGGTGTCAATGAGGAATTCGATCCTGAGATTGTTCAGATTGAGTTAACCGTAAGTAAAGGTACCGAAACGGTCAAAATGCCTGATCTGAAAAATCATACCCGCAGTGAAGCTGAAGAAAAACTTAAATCTGTTGGACTTGTGCTTGCTCAGGTGCAGGAAGAATCAAGTTATACGGTGGACCAGGGCAAAGTGACGCAGCAATGGCCTGTGGAAGCGGGCGCAGAGGTGAGTCCTGGCGATAAGATTACGATCTTTATCAGTACAGGGTATCCGCCTGAAGCACTGCAATATCCTTTTAATATCAATGTATCACCCAAAGAAGAGGGCAAAAATAGTAAAATCCGTATCACATATGAAGATGCACGCGGCAAGAATCAGGAATGGGGAACACGCACCGTGAACTCAACCCAGATCTTGACCATTCCACTTGTGCTCGCTCCAAATGAAAATGGGGCTGTGTCCGTATATCGCGATGGACAGTTCCTGGATACGTATCTAGTCTCCTACAGTGAAGCCAAAAACGGAACAGTGAATGTACCTTCCATTGACCCGGAACAAAGCACGCAAACGCCGCCAGAAAATGAGCCTGATCCAGGTGAAGGTAGCGTAGATGAGGGCAGTGTTGATCCCAATCAGGAAGGTGAACCTGAGTCCACACCGGCAGACGGTGAGGGTGACAATGTAGATGAAGACACTTCTGCCATGAATAATGGTAAAGGGCAAGGTAAGGAAAAAGAGAAGAAAAAGGAAGTCATTAACGCATCAAGCCGTCCATAA
- a CDS encoding Stp1/IreP family PP2C-type Ser/Thr phosphatase → MIKTVHVSHIGRVRSVNEDSAWIRNLDTGYILGIVADGMGGHLAGDTASRLAVETLVKDLGTLEPGLSHASLSAALSDAILHANEVIFRTASTDDKYHNMGTTVVAALLNDTEGVIGHIGDSRAYKIANKAVIQLTEDHTLVNELFKNGQISKEDVSHHPRRNVLTRALGTDAEVKVDLDTVKLEEGEVLLLCSDGLSNLVSNEQIIQVAGNLELALEDRADRLLQLALLAGGDDNITVALFELQKEGSVDTETGCES, encoded by the coding sequence TTGATCAAAACAGTTCATGTGAGCCATATCGGACGAGTGCGTTCGGTGAATGAAGATTCAGCCTGGATTCGTAATCTCGATACAGGATATATTCTGGGTATTGTTGCCGATGGCATGGGTGGACATCTTGCAGGGGATACGGCAAGCCGCTTGGCAGTAGAGACGTTGGTGAAAGATCTGGGAACACTGGAACCAGGTCTGTCACATGCGTCTCTGTCTGCGGCTCTCAGCGATGCTATTTTGCATGCCAACGAAGTTATCTTCCGCACGGCATCAACAGATGACAAGTATCACAACATGGGAACAACGGTGGTTGCGGCGTTATTGAACGATACGGAAGGTGTTATTGGACACATCGGGGATAGCAGAGCCTACAAAATTGCTAATAAAGCTGTGATCCAATTGACCGAGGACCATACACTGGTGAACGAATTGTTCAAAAATGGCCAGATCAGCAAAGAGGATGTGTCTCATCATCCCCGTCGTAACGTGCTGACTCGTGCCCTTGGAACAGATGCTGAAGTGAAGGTGGATCTGGATACCGTCAAGCTGGAGGAAGGCGAAGTTCTGCTCTTGTGCAGTGACGGTCTCAGTAACCTGGTTAGCAATGAGCAGATTATTCAGGTTGCCGGCAATCTGGAACTGGCATTGGAAGATCGTGCAGACCGACTGCTTCAGTTGGCTTTACTTGCTGGGGGAGATGACAACATCACGGTTGCATTGTTTGAGTTGCAGAAGGAAGGTTCCGTGGATACGGAAACGGGGTGTGAGTCATGA
- the rsgA gene encoding ribosome small subunit-dependent GTPase A, whose protein sequence is MPEGIIVKALSGYYYVMPVEDNGVPSVEGSAVQCRARGIFRKRGTSPLVGDRVSYMLTENGEGTVDEIRKRETELIRPQVANVSLAVLLFSVKEPDMNLNLLDKFLVHIEQAGLDALIVLTKQDLADPAKDTVAEVKALYEQVGYEVISTSSRTGEGSELLRDRLAGKISVFSGQSGVGKSSMLNALMPGLTLETSAISMRLGRGKHTTRHVELIPLDNGGFVADTPGFSQLDFLEIGVEELSTCFREFAQFADQCKFRGCTHTHEPGCRVLAAKEEGLISESRYQHYVLFLTEMKDKKRRY, encoded by the coding sequence ATGCCAGAAGGTATCATCGTTAAAGCGCTAAGCGGTTACTATTATGTCATGCCAGTGGAAGACAACGGGGTTCCTTCGGTTGAAGGTTCCGCCGTTCAATGTCGAGCTAGAGGTATCTTCAGAAAACGGGGAACGTCACCGCTTGTAGGTGACCGCGTCAGCTACATGCTGACAGAGAACGGAGAAGGAACGGTAGATGAAATCCGGAAGCGTGAGACGGAACTCATCCGTCCTCAGGTAGCCAACGTAAGTTTGGCTGTTCTGTTATTCTCAGTCAAAGAACCGGATATGAACCTGAATCTGTTGGACAAGTTCCTTGTTCACATCGAGCAGGCTGGGTTGGATGCTCTGATTGTGCTGACCAAGCAGGATCTGGCTGATCCAGCCAAAGACACTGTTGCTGAAGTGAAAGCATTGTATGAACAGGTTGGTTACGAAGTGATCTCCACAAGTTCACGTACCGGTGAAGGCAGTGAACTGCTCAGAGACCGTCTCGCTGGTAAGATTAGCGTATTCTCTGGTCAATCCGGTGTAGGCAAGTCATCCATGTTAAATGCATTGATGCCCGGGCTGACGCTGGAGACGAGTGCGATCAGCATGCGTCTAGGGCGAGGGAAACACACCACTAGGCACGTGGAGCTTATTCCGTTGGATAATGGTGGATTTGTTGCGGATACGCCAGGATTCAGCCAACTGGACTTTCTGGAGATCGGTGTGGAGGAACTCTCCACTTGTTTCCGGGAATTCGCCCAGTTTGCAGATCAGTGCAAATTCCGAGGTTGTACCCATACACATGAACCAGGCTGTCGTGTGCTTGCGGCCAAGGAGGAAGGTCTGATCTCCGAAAGCCGATATCAACACTATGTGCTGTTCCTGACCGAAATGAAAGATAAGAAGCGGAGGTATTAA